In Paenibacillus xylanilyticus, the genomic window CCAGGCATTCCTGAGTTGTCATGCTCAGTGGATCACACCCGAGTCAGTCCATGAGAAGCTGCCTTTGGTTGATGAGGTCAGTGGTCTCACAATAACCGCGGATGCTATTTTGGATAACCGGGAGCAGCTCGCTGATCAGTTATTCATCTCCAGAAGCCAGTTGTCCGTCCTCTCGGACAGTGAACTGATCTTGCGAGCCTATCAGCAATGGGGTGAACAGGCAGCCAGCAAGCTGATTGGTGACTTTGCTTTTGCAATCTGGGATGACCGCAAGCGGACATTGTTTGCAGCGAGGGATATCACCGGCATGAGGACGTTATATTATCGGCATGACGGCAAACGTTTCTCATTTTGCACACTGATTGGCCCTCTGCTTGATCTGGACGGAGTCACCAAGGATTTGAATGAGACCTGGTTATCCGAATTTCTGGCCATCCCCGAAATGCATGGCTCGGCAGATATTCACATGACGGCTTATTGTGGAGTGAACCAGTTACCTCCTGCTCATACCCTGGTCTTCCGAGCAGCCACTCTCCAAGTGGAACTGAAGCAGTATCATCGCTGGGACGAAGTAGAGCCGCTGCTTCTCAAATCCGATGGGGAATACGTTGAAGCATTCCGCGATGTATTCACTCAGGCGGTCAGTGCCCGCTTACGAACCCATCGGCAGGTAGCAGCTGCATTAAGCGGTGGATTGGATTCCGGTGCTGTTGTCGGCTTTGCTTCTGGCTCCCTGCGCAGTCAGGGGAAGAGGCTGAATGCGTACAGTTACGTGCCTGTGTCTGATTTCACGGATTATACTTCCAAAACGCTGCTGGCTGATGAACGACCTTTCATTCGCTCCACAGTGGATCATATCGGGAATATATCGGAGAACTATCTTGATTTTGAGGGCAGAAGTCCTTTTAGTGAGATCGATACCTGGCTGGACATGATGGAAATGCCTTATAAGTATTTCGAAAATTCGTTCTGGATCCGAGGGTTTTACGAAAAGGCAAGCCAGCAGGATGCAGGTGTGCTCCTTACAGGAGCCAGAGGGAATTTCACGATCTCCTGGGGACCAGCCCTGGACTATTACGCGAGTCTGATGAAACGCGGCCGCTGGCTACGCATGCTGCAGGAGATGAGGCAATATTCCCATCGAACCGGCATGAAATTTTCCAGAATTGCTCGTATTACCGCACAAAAAGCCTACCCGGAACGTTTCCATACTGCCTCGAAGGGGGCTGCCAATGTCGCGACGAGCCAACTTATACATCCGGAATTTGCGAATAGAACTGGGGTGCTGGAGCGACTCGGATCACTGGTTATGCTTCAGGGAGGCGCTAGAGCAGATGCGCTGAAAGTAAGAGCCGAGAAATTCAACAATCTGGCCATAGCAAATAAGAATGGAGCAGTAGCTACCAAATGTTCCTTGCGTTACCGGGCATGGGAGCGTGATCCCACCAGTGATGCCCGTGTCATACAGTTTTGCCTGTCGGTACCCATCGAACAGTATGTCAGCAAGGGAACAGATCGCTCCCTGATCCGGCGTGCAACTTCACCTGAATTGCCTGATAAGGTGAGACTCAATCAACGTGTTCGCGGCATACAGCCCGCGGATTGGCTGCACCGGATGATCCCTGATTGGGGTGCTTTTACCGCAGAAGTGCAGACGCTATGTTCTGATAGTCGTGTAGCCGGCATATTAAACACCGACCGGATACGATTGGCGCTTAAAAACATTCCGCAGCCGCGGCCTGAACTTGCTTCTCACCCCGATATGCGTTTGATGATGCACAGCCTGATCGTATATCGCTTCATCCGCAAATTTTGAACGTTAGATTTACATACTAGGCAGCATTGTAAACTCTTGAAAGGAGGTGACAACAATGGAAAAGAAAGAATGGCAAGCACCTGCACTGGAAGTGTTGGAAGTAAACCAAACTATGGCTGGAACTGGATTCAGACAAATCGACTGGATCTCCGATCACGATGCTGATCTCTACGATCCAACTTCCTAAGTTATTAAGTTTTACGAAGAGCTATCATACTTAAAGGGCGGAAAGACAAGATTATCTTTTCGCCTCCGCCCTTATATTTGATTCCTATGAATATAAGGGCTTTTTTACATTCAGCATTGCTAAGGAGGAGTCATTCATTGTTGCCTGTGCAGTATGAAGCATATGGATTGCGTTGGCTAAGCCAATTTCAAATGCCAGAACTCCAGATCGTGCAGAACAGTAGTCAGGATGCTGGTGATATTGACGTACATATCCAGTCTGCCGATTTAACCACGCTTTGGGAAGCGTGGGATGTGGGGAATGAAAATTTCGTATCTCGTGACGGCAGTCTTTTTTTTCGAATTGAAGATGCAGGCATCTTCCTGATTGAGCAAGGACGCAGAATTATCGTTAACCCTAAGCAGGACGCTGATGAAAAAAAGGTCCGATTGTTTATTCTAGGTACTTGCATGGCCGTCATCATGATGCAGCGGGGCATCCTTCCACTACACGGAAGTGCTGTAGTTATTGATGGCTGGGCTTATGCATTTGTGGGGCACTCAGGTGCTGGGAAATCCACTTTATCAGCGGCTCTGGCTTCACGGGGGTATCCGCTTTTGACCGATGACGTCGTTGCACTAACCTGGGATGCCGGAGGAAGAGCTATTGTATCTCCAGGGTATCCGCAGCAGAAGCTGTGGCAGCCCAGCCTGGATGGGTTTGGCATGAAAGAAGAGAATTATGCCACCGTGCATGCCGAGATAACGAAGTATGCGATACCGGTTCAGCATTATTTTCATGAGAGATCTGTCCCGCTTGCCGGCATTTTCGAGCTGAATCCCAAACCGGATGACGTAAGGAAGCCTATTCAATTGACGCAGGTTCACGGATTGGAAAGACTTCACCTGCTGTGTACACATACCTTCCGAAGTACTCTTGTCGCAAGGCAAGGCCTTGCACAGTGGCTGTTCGAGACTGTTTCCAGATTATCAGCGAGCGTAGAAATTGGTAGATTGACGAGGTCCGGTTCTGATTTTACTGCATTTGAGATGGTTGAACGGATCACAGATCATGTACGTAAAGGGGTGCACACAGAACAATGAAAAGTACAAAACAATTCGATTGGAAAGATCGTGTGAAGCAGAAGGAAGGCAATCTTGTCAGTGATATGGGCGGAGAAAAGGTCATGATGAGTATACAAAGTGGAAAGTACTACAATCTGGGCAGTACTGGCGGGCGCATCTGGGAACTGCTGTCTCAGGAACGGACAATCGCGGGCTTGGTTGATGTTCTGGCTTCCGAATACGAGATTGATGCAGATACTTGTCATGCGCAAGTCATTCCGTTTCTTGAGCACATGTCCCGTGAGGGATTAATCGACGTTGTTTACGAGGATTAAGACGATGTTACGCAAAATCAAAGCTTATCGTTCATTGCCCCGTGAAGTCAGGCTTATGGTATGGGAGGCTTATATTCATTTGGGGTGGGCACGAATCCTCAAAGCCAGACCTTTTGCCAAAATTGCCCCTGGGCTCGGAACAGCACAATATGAAACCTCGATGAACGGATTGAATCGAAATCAGATTATAGCGATTAGACATGTTTCCAAGGCCATTTTGCTGGCGAGCAAGTACACATTATGGGAAAGCCGCTGTCTAGTCATGGCGATCGCTGCAATGAAGATGCTGGAACGCCGCAAAATAGAGAGTACGCTGTACATGGGAACTGCACGTAATAAGCAAGGACAAATGATGGCTCATGCCTGGCTGCGAAGTGGGAAGATTATCGTAACCGGAGCAGATACTATGGACCAATATACGGTTGTCGGCGTGTTTGGCAAGCGTTGTCCGGAGAAGGGAACTGGAGAAATTGTCTATGAATCCTGAATTTGATGACTATACAAAAGGGTTTCCACAGGAGCTCAAGCTCATTTTGATAATCATGAGAGATGAGCTGCACGCACTTGCTCCGGAAGCAATCAAAGCTATAACCGAAGGAATAGACTGGAAGCTCTTTCTAAGACTTGTCTATCATCACAGATTGTATTCGGTCCTATATATGAAACTCAAAACATTAGAATCTCCTTTCATTCCTGTGTCTGTTGTGGAGAGTTTAAGGCAGGAATATACGGCGAATACGTTTCGCATGCTGCATCTGACCGCGGAGATGGAACAGGTCTGCGGAGCTTTTAATGAACAGGGAATTCGAAGTATTACGTTAAAAGGACCAGCACTCGCCCACGATCTCTACGGAGATGTATCCTTAAGAACATCCAAGGATTTGGACATTCTTATTCCTTTTGATGATGTGGATTCTGCCGAACAGATTCTGGAAAGGCTCGGTTATGTATCCAAGGAAGGCAAACGGCGCCCTACGGTGCAGAGCTGGAAGTGGCGGGAGCATCATATCTGTTACAAGCATCCTCTCAAGAAAACGCAAGTGGAAATCCACTGGCGCCTTAATCCGGATTCCGGAAAAGAAACGGACTTTGAGCTGCTGTGGCAGCGCAGTCGATTCAGTACGTACACGCAAACCCCGATCCGCATGCTGGAAAGAGAAGACTTATGGGCATATCTGGTAACTCACGGCGCCCGACATGGCTGGTTCAGACTGCGCTGGCTCATGGACATCGATCAGATGATTCGCAGCATGCCTATAGATGTAAACCTGTTAACCAGACGCCTGAAAGCTGAAGGGCGGCTCGTTATTGGTGCACAAGCGCTTCGCCTTGTATCCGTGCTGATGAACACACCACTGGATGCTGATTATCGCAGCTTAATGTTCTCTCAAGAACGAGCAGGAGAACGGCTGGCTAAGCATGGGGTTTTATTTATGAATGATATGCTGGACACGCCGGCGAATTTACGTAGTTACCGCTCCTATCTGTTTGCACTGAGAAGTACCAGACAGAAGATGTTTTTCTTCATTGAACGATTATATCCAAGTACCTGGGATGTGGAACAAATGCCGCTTCCACGCTCTTTGCACTTTTTGTATTTTCCGTTACGTCCTTTCCTCTGGTTCTGGCGGCGAATGAAAAGGAACGCGATGACGGAAAGGGGTTAACGAATGATTTCAGAACTTCGATTTTATATGCGCAAGCTTCGTGAGGTAACAGGACCCGTTCTCTATTGGAACTTACTAGGCATGATCTGCATTAGTTTGATGGAGGGAATTGGCATTTATATGCTTGTCCCGATGTTAAGTTTGATCGGTATTTTTGAGATGGGTACCACCGGTTTACAGTTATCCTGGCTGTCCGAATGGTTAGGTCGGCTTTCCGACAACAGTCAATTAGTATTGATATTGAGCATTTTCGTGGTTATCCTCTCCGGACAGGCCTGGCTCCAACGTATGCAAACTATTCGAAATACCCGAATTCAACAGCAATTTATAAGAACTTTGCGACAGGAAACGTACCGGGCCATCATTATGGCCAAATGGTCTTTTTTTCTCCAAAAACGAAAATCCGATTTTAACCATATATTAACGACAGAACTTGCCCGAGTCAGTCAAGGCACGAATCTGATCCTGCAAATGGCGGCGTCCTTGATTTTTACAGCAATTCAGATTGGGCTCGCTTTTTGGCTATCCGCGAAGTTAACTGCGATTGTACTGGTCTTTGGACTTCTGTTGTTCTTCGTGCTCAAGAAGTTCGTGCAGCGGGCCAAACAGATCGGTGATCAGACATCCGAGCTATCCCAGCACTATTATAATGGTATTACAGAGCATTTTAACGGGATCAAGGATATCAAGAGCAACATGCTTGAGGAGTCGCATATCGGATGGTTTGAAAAAATATGCAAACGCATCGAGCGAAATGTCATTCAATTCAGCCAGTTGAACAGTGGAACACAGCTCATTCATCGCGTATCCTCTGCTGTTATTATTGCCGCCTTCATCTACCTGTCACTGCATGTTCTTGCTGTACCTCCGGCGAGTTTACTGCTGATCATTCTCATTTTCTCCCGGCTGTGGCCCAGGTTTACATCCATTCAGTCCAATCTGGAATATATTAGCTCAATGCTGCCCGCCTTTCAGCTCGTCAGAAAGCTGCAGGCCGAAACCAATTTAAGTCGTGAAATTAGTCGTTCCACCACAGATACAGAGGCTCCAAACCGGAATATCGAAAAAGACAATCATGCGATTCAGCCACTTGAACTGATGCGATCCATCGAATGTATAAATGTCAATTACCGCTATGAGGGCAGTTCAACTTATTCGCTCGAACATGTTACTGCATCCATTCCTGCGAAGGGGATGACAGCTATTGTGGGTAAATCAGGTGCTGGAAAGAGTACCTTAATTGATCTGATTATGGGGCTGGTCCGTCCAGAAAGTGGGCAAATTCTCATCGATGGTGTTCCACTGTCTGAGGAGCAGTTATTGGCGTGGAGAAGTTCAATCGGATATGTGTCCCAGGATCCATTTCTGTTCCATACCAGCATTCGTGAGAATCTGCGACTGGTTGACCCAGATGCAAGTGAGGAACAGATGTGGCAAGCCTTGCAGTTTTCCTCCTCTGCAGCATTTGTCCGCAAACTTCCTCACGGATTGGATACAATGATTGGAGATCGTGGGATTCGTTTATCCGGAGGGGAACGTCAGCGTCTGGTACTGGCAAGAGCGATGCTGCGCAATCCGTCTGTACTCATATTGGATGAGGCCACAAGTGCGCTGGATAGTGAGAATGAGCAGCACATCCATGAGGCGCTTGAACGACTCAAAGGACATGTTACCATTATTGTCATTGCCCATCGATTGTCCACGATTCGCACCGCGGATCGGGTGATTGTACTGGAGGAAGGCCGGGTGATCCAGCAGGGAGGGTACCAACAATTATCCACTGACCCGGTAGGAACATTCAGCAAGTTGTTGAATATGCAGGCCGGTGTTGTAGGCCAGTAAAAGATGGAAAAGATCATACTCACGCACATTCCAAAAAAGGCACATGATCATCACTGTGCCTTTTGTTTATAACGGGTCCATAACCTGAACCTATACGTATTCGGATTAAATTTGACTGGTAGTGGGAGCGAGGGGAAGCTGAAGTGCACCTGTCAATTCCAGGTACTGCACAATCTTTTGAACGGCTTCGTCCAAAGGCAGTTGTTCCGTATCAATAATCAGTGAAGGATCCTCTGGAACATCATATGGTGCCGAGATTCCGGTAAAATGAGGGATATCCCCGCTGCGAGCTTTTTTGTACAACCCTTTTGGATCGCGCCTTTCACATTCTTCGATGGAACACTGCACATAAATTTCAATAAAATCTTCAGGCTCAAATAATTGTCTGACCATTTCCCGATCCTGTGCATGAGGAGAAATAAAGGCTGAAAGAACGAGTAATCCGGCGTCTACCATCAATTTGGCCACTTCACCAATGCGGCGTAAATTCTCTTGTCGATCTTCCGATGTAAAACCAAGATCGCGATTGAGTCCATGACGCACATTGTCTCCATCAAGTACATAACAGCGAACACCTCGAACATGCAGATGCTGTTCTAAGGCAAATGCAAGTGAGGATTTACCAGCACCGGATAATCCGGTAAACCACAACGCACGGCTGCGATGGCCGTTATGTAATTCCCGTGCATGCCTGCTTAAACTCGATTGCTGCCAAGTAATATTGCGCTCTTCCTTCGACATGGAAAATCCGCCTCTCCAACGCATGATATGTAATATATTTTAACATATTTACAAGAATATAGCACTATTTTTAATGATCTGAGGTTTAGCGTGAACTTCATCATTTTCGGGTATAGAAGTAGTACACCCATAGCAGGAGGAAGAGCACTATGAACGAAAAAATACAGAACATACAGGTCAGCTTTCAATGTGCGGACTGTGAGCATGACATCCATGTGAGTTTTGCTTCACAACAGGTAACGACCGTACGATGCTCCGGGTGTAATAGGGCTTACACCTTGATGAAACCAACGATTGGTGAAGAAATATTGCTCGATTGGGAGCAAGAGGCGTTATATCATAAGATGCGTGC contains:
- a CDS encoding asparagine synthase-related protein, whose product is MSAIAGIVHTDGQEAFWEDSWRLYASLGHIPADTTGVWKGNQAFLSCHAQWITPESVHEKLPLVDEVSGLTITADAILDNREQLADQLFISRSQLSVLSDSELILRAYQQWGEQAASKLIGDFAFAIWDDRKRTLFAARDITGMRTLYYRHDGKRFSFCTLIGPLLDLDGVTKDLNETWLSEFLAIPEMHGSADIHMTAYCGVNQLPPAHTLVFRAATLQVELKQYHRWDEVEPLLLKSDGEYVEAFRDVFTQAVSARLRTHRQVAAALSGGLDSGAVVGFASGSLRSQGKRLNAYSYVPVSDFTDYTSKTLLADERPFIRSTVDHIGNISENYLDFEGRSPFSEIDTWLDMMEMPYKYFENSFWIRGFYEKASQQDAGVLLTGARGNFTISWGPALDYYASLMKRGRWLRMLQEMRQYSHRTGMKFSRIARITAQKAYPERFHTASKGAANVATSQLIHPEFANRTGVLERLGSLVMLQGGARADALKVRAEKFNNLAIANKNGAVATKCSLRYRAWERDPTSDARVIQFCLSVPIEQYVSKGTDRSLIRRATSPELPDKVRLNQRVRGIQPADWLHRMIPDWGAFTAEVQTLCSDSRVAGILNTDRIRLALKNIPQPRPELASHPDMRLMMHSLIVYRFIRKF
- a CDS encoding lasso peptide biosynthesis PqqD family chaperone; the encoded protein is MKSTKQFDWKDRVKQKEGNLVSDMGGEKVMMSIQSGKYYNLGSTGGRIWELLSQERTIAGLVDVLASEYEIDADTCHAQVIPFLEHMSREGLIDVVYED
- a CDS encoding paeninodin family lasso peptide, giving the protein MEKKEWQAPALEVLEVNQTMAGTGFRQIDWISDHDADLYDPTS
- a CDS encoding lasso peptide biosynthesis B2 protein, with amino-acid sequence MLRKIKAYRSLPREVRLMVWEAYIHLGWARILKARPFAKIAPGLGTAQYETSMNGLNRNQIIAIRHVSKAILLASKYTLWESRCLVMAIAAMKMLERRKIESTLYMGTARNKQGQMMAHAWLRSGKIIVTGADTMDQYTVVGVFGKRCPEKGTGEIVYES
- a CDS encoding ABC transporter ATP-binding protein: MISELRFYMRKLREVTGPVLYWNLLGMICISLMEGIGIYMLVPMLSLIGIFEMGTTGLQLSWLSEWLGRLSDNSQLVLILSIFVVILSGQAWLQRMQTIRNTRIQQQFIRTLRQETYRAIIMAKWSFFLQKRKSDFNHILTTELARVSQGTNLILQMAASLIFTAIQIGLAFWLSAKLTAIVLVFGLLLFFVLKKFVQRAKQIGDQTSELSQHYYNGITEHFNGIKDIKSNMLEESHIGWFEKICKRIERNVIQFSQLNSGTQLIHRVSSAVIIAAFIYLSLHVLAVPPASLLLIILIFSRLWPRFTSIQSNLEYISSMLPAFQLVRKLQAETNLSREISRSTTDTEAPNRNIEKDNHAIQPLELMRSIECINVNYRYEGSSTYSLEHVTASIPAKGMTAIVGKSGAGKSTLIDLIMGLVRPESGQILIDGVPLSEEQLLAWRSSIGYVSQDPFLFHTSIRENLRLVDPDASEEQMWQALQFSSSAAFVRKLPHGLDTMIGDRGIRLSGGERQRLVLARAMLRNPSVLILDEATSALDSENEQHIHEALERLKGHVTIIVIAHRLSTIRTADRVIVLEEGRVIQQGGYQQLSTDPVGTFSKLLNMQAGVVGQ
- a CDS encoding aldolase; this translates as MLPVQYEAYGLRWLSQFQMPELQIVQNSSQDAGDIDVHIQSADLTTLWEAWDVGNENFVSRDGSLFFRIEDAGIFLIEQGRRIIVNPKQDADEKKVRLFILGTCMAVIMMQRGILPLHGSAVVIDGWAYAFVGHSGAGKSTLSAALASRGYPLLTDDVVALTWDAGGRAIVSPGYPQQKLWQPSLDGFGMKEENYATVHAEITKYAIPVQHYFHERSVPLAGIFELNPKPDDVRKPIQLTQVHGLERLHLLCTHTFRSTLVARQGLAQWLFETVSRLSASVEIGRLTRSGSDFTAFEMVERITDHVRKGVHTEQ
- the cysC gene encoding adenylyl-sulfate kinase, coding for MSKEERNITWQQSSLSRHARELHNGHRSRALWFTGLSGAGKSSLAFALEQHLHVRGVRCYVLDGDNVRHGLNRDLGFTSEDRQENLRRIGEVAKLMVDAGLLVLSAFISPHAQDREMVRQLFEPEDFIEIYVQCSIEECERRDPKGLYKKARSGDIPHFTGISAPYDVPEDPSLIIDTEQLPLDEAVQKIVQYLELTGALQLPLAPTTSQI
- a CDS encoding nucleotidyltransferase family protein; this encodes MNPEFDDYTKGFPQELKLILIIMRDELHALAPEAIKAITEGIDWKLFLRLVYHHRLYSVLYMKLKTLESPFIPVSVVESLRQEYTANTFRMLHLTAEMEQVCGAFNEQGIRSITLKGPALAHDLYGDVSLRTSKDLDILIPFDDVDSAEQILERLGYVSKEGKRRPTVQSWKWREHHICYKHPLKKTQVEIHWRLNPDSGKETDFELLWQRSRFSTYTQTPIRMLEREDLWAYLVTHGARHGWFRLRWLMDIDQMIRSMPIDVNLLTRRLKAEGRLVIGAQALRLVSVLMNTPLDADYRSLMFSQERAGERLAKHGVLFMNDMLDTPANLRSYRSYLFALRSTRQKMFFFIERLYPSTWDVEQMPLPRSLHFLYFPLRPFLWFWRRMKRNAMTERG